The nucleotide window CCAACGGCTATCAGGTTGCCAGCGCTGCGACGATGCTGATTTGCGCATCGCTGGGAACAAGGATAGGGGAGCGACGTTTCTACACGGCCGGGATGGTGTTGTTCACTCTGTCTTCGCTGGGCTGTAGCCTTTCGCCGACCTTTGGCGTACTGGTTGCCATGCGCGTACTCCAGGGGGTGAGTTATGCGGTGATGATAAGCGTTGGATTAGGTCTGTATCGGGTGATCTTTCCACCCAATGCGCTGGGAACGATATTTGGACTGAATGCACTGGTATTCGCGGTAGGCACGGCCATTGGTCCTGCGTTGGGTGGTTTGATCATCTCTTACCTGTCCTGGCCCTGGCTGTTCTATATCAATATCCCGTTGGGAGGACTTGCTGTTGTGTTCTCGCTTATCTCCCTGGGGGAAGATACCGAAAAAGAGAAGGGCTTCGACTGGCGTGGGGCGATTAGCTCAGCGGCAGCATTAGGTTTGATGGTTATTGCTGTTGATCAAATTGGACGCTGGGAGAATAGCACGCTGATATTTTGCGCTGTTGCGTCTGTCGTGCTGTTTGCCATCTTTTTAAAAGCCCAGAGGAGTTCCAGGAACCCATTATTGCCGCTTGATATATTTCGTTCCAGGCAATACAGCTTTGCGGTGCTCTCTTCTGTTTCCATGTTTGTCGCGCAGGGGATGGCACTGGTCGGCTTACCCTTTGTGTTGCAGCATACTTATCACTACTCCGTACTGGAATCCGCATACATCTTTACACCGTGGCCAGTTGCCGTGGCGTTCTGCGCCCCGCTTGCGGGCAGGCTATCAAACCGTTTCAATCCGACCCAGATATCCACGGTTGGTGTGATGGTCTTTTGCCTTGGCTTAGGCTCACTGGCTTTGTTGCCGGAAGCCGCGACGGTGGGGGATTTTCTGTGGCGCGTGGCGGTTTGCGGCATTGGTTATGGTTTCTTCCTTCCGCCAAACAACAAGGAAATGTTTTCAAATGTCGCGGCAAACCGAACGGTAACGGCCTCGGGAGTACTGTCAACCGCCAGAACTGCAGGGCAATCTATTGGTGCAGCGTTGGTTGCGATGATAATTGCATTGTTGAATGGATTAACAGGGCACGCGGGCGCGCAGTTTGCCGTCTATGTGTTTGGCGTGGCCTGTGCTATATCGGCTATATCGTCTCTTGCCAGTACGTTACGTCTGCACCGGTAAGTGATTGAGGGGATCTGTGCTTTATGTCAACAGCTGGTCAATGTCGTTCGGCTGCTGACACGTTGGTCTCAATATGCGTGCGGGCAGATTGCTATGTCAGATGCGATGGAGATGAAACGCAGAAAAGCAAAAAGCCTGCTTTAAAAGCAGGCTTTTCTAAATTTGGCTCCTCTGACTGGACTCGAACCAGTGACATACGGATTAACAGTCCGCCGTTCTACCGACTGAACTACAGAGGAATCGTGTGAACGGGGCGCATATTATCGACGTCAGCGGTGCTTGTCAAAGGGTGGATCAATGCCTTTTGATCGTTTGCTGACAAAAACAGCAAAGTGACGTTTTTGACAACGAAATGCACCGTTATGGTGCGGATATACCCCTTATGGGGCAGATCATAAACTGCTGTTTCAGTAATAAAACCAACATCAATGATTAGGTTTCCTTATTTTCAGGCGGTTAGCAACAAATCAGACCTCTTCGAAAAACTGGCATTCATATTGCAAAACATGTTCAACAACGACAGCCAGTACCGGCACAGCATTTCGAACAGGGGGCAAAATGAACTTAAGACGACTGAAATACTTCGTAAAAATCGTCGATATTGGCAGCCTGACGCAAGCGGCGGAAGTGCTGCATATCGCGCAGCCTGCGCTAAGCCAGCAAGTGGCGACTCTGGAAGGTGAGATGGATCAGCAATTGCTTATCCGCACAAAACGCGGCGTGACCCCAACAGAAGCAGGCAAAATTCTCTATACCCATGCTCGTACCATTCTGCGCCAGTGCGAACAGGCTCAGCTGGCGGTGAACAGTGTGGGTCATACGCTGAGCGGACATGTTTCCATCGGGCTGGCTCCGGGAACGGCGGCCTCCTCTATTACCATGCCGTTGTTGCAGGCCGTGCGTGCCGAACTGCCGGATGTGCTGGTTTATCTGCACGAGAACAGCGGGTCTGTACTGAATGACAAGCTGCTTAATGGTCAGCTGGATATGGCCGTGCTTTACGACCGTTCTCCGGTTGCCGGGATCACCAGCCAGCCGCTGCTGAAAGAAGATCTTTACCTGGTAGGGACGCGTGACTGCCCGGGGCAGAGCGTTGATTTAACTGCCGTTGCAGAGATGAATCTCTTCCTGCCGCGTGATTACAGCGCCGTGCGTGTGCGCGTGGATGAAGCGTTCTCGCTGCGACGTCTGACGGCAAAAATCATTGGCGAAATTGACTCTATCTCAACGCTGACCGCGGCTATTGCCAGCGGGATGGGCGTCACGGTTCTGCCGGAATCTGCCGCGCGTGCACTGTGCAGTGCGGCAAATGGCTGGATGGCGCGGATCACGACACCATCCATGAGCTTACCGCTGTCGCTGAACATGTCAGCCCGCGGTTCGTTGTCACCGCAGGCGCAGGCGGTAAAAGAAATTTTGATGTCTCTGGTGAGCAAGCCATCGCTGGAAAATCGTGAACTGCAGCTCGTGAGCTGATATTCCATAAAAGCATAAGATGCTGGTTTTTATTATTTGTTCTGCAGCTCAACTGACTTTAACAATAGTGTTATGTCAGATGTGCCGGAGTGAATCGTGAATTTCCAGCAGCTTAAAATTATCCGTGAGGCGGCCAGACGGGATTACAACCTGACTGAAGTCGCCAATATGCTTTATACCTCCCAGTCGGGCGTCAGTCGCCATATCCGCGAGCTGGAAGAAGAGCTTGGTATTGAGATTTTTATCCGCCGTGGTAAGCGCCTGCTTGGCATGACGGAGCCTGGCAAGGCATTGCTGACCATCGCGGAGAGGATCCTCAACGAGGCCAGTAATGTGCGCCGCCTGGCGGATCTCTTTACCAATGATGCTTCAGGCGTACTGACCATCGCCACGACCCACACGCAGGCACGTTACAGCCTGCCGCCAGTGATTAAAGCGTTTCGTGAGCTCTTCCCGGATGTGCGTCTGGAGTTGATTCAGGGCACCCCGCAGGAAATTGACGTGCTGTTGCAAAACGGTGGGGCAGATATCGGGATCGCCAGCGAGCGGCTGAGCAACGATCCGCTGCTGGTGGCATTCCCGTGGTTCCGCTGGCACCACAGTTTATTACTTCCCGTCGATCATTCACTTCATCAGGTTTCACCGCTGACGCTGGAAGAGATCGGCAAATGGCCGCTGATTACCTACCGGCAGGGTATTACCGGACGTTCGCGCATTGACGAGGCCTTCAACCGCAAAGGGATAACGCCGGATGTGGTGCTGAGCGCCCAGGATTCGGACGTTATCAAAACATATGTTGGGTTAGGGCTGGGTATTGGCCTGGTAGCGGAACAGTCCGGTGGCGAGCATGACGTGGGGGACCTGGTGCGTCTTGATACCCGCCACCTGTTTGATGCTAATACCGTATGGCTGGGCCTCAAGCGGGGCCAGTTGCAGCGCAACTATGTGTGGCGGTTTATTGAGTTGTGCAATGCCGGGCTGTCGGTGGATGAGATTAAACGCCAGGTCATGGAGCCAGAAGAAGCCGCAATTGATTACCAGATCTAGGTGAGGGGTTCTGTCAGCCCGGTAAGCTCAGCGCTGCCGGGCAATTTTTCAGAACGCAGAAAAGCAAGAAGCCTGCTTAAGTTTCCTTAAGCAGGCTTCTTAAATTTGGCTCCTCTGACTGGACTCGAACCAGTGACATACGGATTAACAGTCCGCCGTTCTACCGACTGAACTACAGAGGAATCGTGTGAACGAGGCGCATGTTAATGGCCTCGCTAATTTGTGTCAACACTAAAATTAACACGCTGATTCAATTGATTAATTAAACTGCAAACTGCTGTTTTAATGAACCTGGACGGATACGTTATCGCCGGGTTCGCCATTTTTACGTAAACGCTGCAGAGGATCTTGCTGATAGAAATGGCAAAAACGTTGCCACAGTGCCGGGAAGCGTGGGGCAAAAAGCTCGGGAGCGCTGAAGAAATATTCTGACAGTACGGCAAAACACTCTGCGGGATCGGTTGCAGCGTAAGCATCAATACTGGCCGCACTTTCACCCACCAGGTCTATCTCATCCTGGATGTTATCCATTGCAGCATGCAGATCGTGCTCCCATCCCGCGACTTCACGAAGTGGGATTAGCGGTACACCACTGGCACGATCGCCGTTGCGGGTATCCAGTTTATGCGCCACTTCATGCACAATCAGGTTGAATCCCGAAGCATCGAACGAATCCTGAATATCCAGCCAGTTCAGGATAATCGGCCCTTGCTGCCAGCTTTGCCCGGACTGCACCACCCGCTGGTTATGCACCAGTCCGATATCGTCCTGCCATTCATCATCCACCACGAACGGGGCAGGGTAGATAAGCACTTCGTGGAAACCATCCAGCCACTCAATACCCAGTTCCAGTACAGGTAAACAGAAAAGCAGGGCGATACGCGTATTTTTAAGGGGATCCAGTTCGAAACCCTGTAGTGGGACCAGGCGCTTTTGCTGCAAAAAACGATCTGCCAGCTGAATCAGCTTTGACTGCTCATCCGGCTGGAGATTAGCCAGTACGGGGATCGCCAGCGCTTCATCCCACGGCAGCGCCATGCTCGGACCAGCTTCATTCGATTTCCAGGGCCACTTAATCATCGCTTTGCTCGCAAACTCGTTACCAGAACAAAATTGAAAGGTCAGGGTCTGTTAAAATGCCAACGCCTCATCATGATGGCAACCATCAAAATGGCGCGATGCCTGGGCGAGCCAGGCATCTTTTCTTCAGGTAAGTTATCATTTAGGCCGCAGGGTGAATAGCGCTTTGCAACTCTGTCATTCATTTTGTGAACTCAGTCGTGACGCTGAAACACAACCTGCTACTGAATGCTCTTTCTGGCTGGCGAGTAAAAAGATTTATGTCATTCCTGCAGTCAACAGGAAACATTAATTTTCTGAAAATCAGGGGGTTTTTATGGTGAAGGCATAAAAGCCAGGCATGGCCTGGCTTCGGGTCTTTAGCGCTGTGAACAGCCTGCGCACTGTTTGTTCTGGATCTGCTGGAAGAAGTCGTTACCTTTATCATCCACCAGGATAAACGCCGGGAAGTTCTCCACCTCGATTTTCCAGATAGCCTCCATACCCAGCTCAGGGTAAGCCACACACTCAAGGCGCTTGATGCTGTTTTGCGCCAGTACCGCCGCCGGGCCGCCAATGCTACCGAGGTAGAAACCGCCGTGTTTATGGCAGGCATCGGTCACCTGCTGGCTACGGTTACCTTTTGCCAGCATGATCATGCTCGCACCGTGGGATTGCAGTAAGTCCACATACGAGTCCATACGGCCTGCGGTGGTTGGGCCTAACGAGCCAGAGGCATAACCTTCCGGTGTTTTGGCCGGGCCAGCGTAGTAGATTGGATGATCTTTTACGTACTGCGGCAGTTCTTCGCCGTTGTCGAGCAGCTCTTTCAGCTTCGCGTGGGCGATATCGCGCGCCACGATGATGGTACCGTTCAGCGACAGGCGCGTAGACACCGGGTGAGCAGAAAGCTGCGCCAGGATCTCATTCATCGGTTTGTCGAGATGAATACTCACCACATCGCCTTCGCCCTGTTGACGCAGGGATTCAGGAATGTACTGGCCTGGGTTGTGCTCCAGCTTCTCAATCCAGATGCCGTCGCGGTTGATCTTAGCCTTGATGTTGCGGTCTGCGGAGCAGGATACACCCATTCCGACCGGGCAAGATGCACCGTGACGCGGCAGACGAATAACGCGGATATCGTGGGCAAAGTATTTGCCGCCAAACTGCGCGCCAAGCCCCAGATTTTGCGCTTCCTGCAACAGTTCCTGTTCGAGCTGAACATCGCGGAACGCCTGGCCGTGCTCGTTCCCTTCCGTTGGCAGACCGTCGTAGTAACGGGTGGAGGCGAGCTTCACGGTTTTCAGGGTGCTTTCTGCTGACGTACCGCCAATCACGAAGGCGATATGGTACGGCGGGCACGCTGCAGTACCGAGGGTGCGCATTTTCTCAACCAGATAATTTTTCAGCTTCGCAGGGGTGATCAGCGCTTTGGTTTCCTGGTAGAGATAGGTTTTGTTGGCAGAGCCGCCGCCTTTTGCCATGCACAGGAATTTGTATTCGTCGCCATCAACGCTGTAGAGGTCAATTTGCGCAGGCAGGTTAGTGCCGGTGTTGACCTCTTTATACATATCCAGCGCCGCATTCTGGGAGTAGCGCAGGTTGTCTTCGGTGTAGGTGTTGTAAACGCCCTGACTCAGGGCTGCCTCGTCACCGCCACCGGTCCAGACGCGCTGGCCTTTTTTACCCATGATGATGGCTGTGCCGGTGTCCTGACAGGTCGGCAATACGCCTTTGGCGGCAATTTCGGAGTTACGCAGGAACTGCAGGGCCACGTATTTGTCGTTCTCACTGGCTTCAGGGTCATGAAGAATGGCTGCAACCTGCTTCTGGTGTGAAGGGCGCAGCATAAACGCAGCATCGTGGAAGGCTTGTTGTGCCAGCAGGGTCAGTGCTTCTGGCTCCACTTTCAGCACTTCCTGACCGTCGAATCCGACAACTGAGACGTGCTCTTTGGTCAGCAGATAGTATTCGGTATCGTCGTGCGCGAGCGGGAAGGGGTTCTGGTAAACAAACGGTTTATTCGACATAGCGTATTGCTCCATAAAAATAAAACCGCCGGAGGTTTAATCCGGCGGTCAGGAATCAGAACATCATGGACATCCACGGGTAACCAATCAGCAGCAGGGCCGCCAGGAAGATGGCACCGAAGATGGTGCCCAGACGCCAGTAGTCTTTGGTTGGCAGGTAGCCACTACCGTAGTAAATCGGGCTTGGACCAGTACCGTACGGAGTGATGATCCCCATGATACCCAGAGACGTCACCATCAGCAGGACGAACACTTCCATATTCATGCCCGGAATGGTGGAGGCGATGGTCAGCATCGCTGGCAGCAGCGCCGTAGTGTGCGCGGTGGTGCTGGCAAACAGATAATGCAGCAGGTAAAACGCCAGCAGCAGTACGATAGTCGCAACGCCCGGAGAGATACCGCTCATCAGCAGGCCACCTTCTTTACCCAGCCAGCTAATAAAGCCGGTGGAAGAGAGACCATCTGCCAGAGCAACCAGAGTGGCGAACCAGACGAAGGTATTCCAGGCCGCTTTGTTACCGGTGATATCATTCCACTCCAGCACGCCAGTCCAGAGCATTAAACCTACGATTAACAGCGCAGCCATTGCCGGTTCAATCCACGCAGCGGCGAAGATCCACATCAGCAGCGCACAGCACACAAACACCAGCAGCAGGATTTCATTGCGGGACAGTTTGCCCAGTTTTTCCAGCTCACGGCTCGCCCACAGCGGCACTTCATCGTTCACTTTCACTTCTGGTGGGTAGAACCAGTAGGCCAGCAGCGGCATGACCAGAATCAACAGCACACCCAGCGGCAGGAAGGCGATAAACCAGGTACCCCAGGAGATGTTAATCCCCACGGTGCTTTTCACCAGCGCCAGTGCCAGCAGGTTTGGTGCGAGCGCGGAGAGGAACATTGAGCTGGTGATACAGGCTGCGGTGATCGCTACCCACATCAGATACGAACCAATTTTACGCGCGCTCGGGTCGTTAGGTTTTGAACCGTACAGCGGTGGCAGGTTAGCGATAATTGGGTAGATAGTACCGCCGCTACGTGCGGTGTTAGACGGCGTAAACGGTGCCAGCAGCAGATCCGCGAAGGTGATGGCATAACCGAGCGTCAGGCTGCGACGGCCCAGATACTTCACCAGAATCAGCGCCAGACGGCGACCAAAGCGGGTTTTGTCATAGCCTGCGGCGAACATAAAGGCACCAAAAATCAGCCACACGGTTGAGTTACCAAAACCGCTTACCGCCCATTTAAAGGAGGCACCCGCCAGCTTGAATTTTGGGTCGGCCAGTTGGTCCGGGCTGAACAACACCCACTGGCTACAGAGTGCAATTGCGACCACACCGGTCAGGCCAATCACTGCGCCTGGCAGCGGTTCGAAGATCAAGCCGACGATCACGCCGACGAAGATAGCGAAGTAGTGCCATGCATAAGGAGGCAGCCCTTCCGGAACGGGAACAAACAGCAGCAGTACGGCGACGATAATCGGCAGCGCCATCATCAGCAGACGTTTTGCCTTTCCGTCGGGTGCTTTACTCGCCACAGGAGGCGTTACAGCAGTTTTTGTATTCATAGTTTCGCGTCTTAAGTTGTCAGGAATTCGGTTATATCGTGAAAATACAAATTCGCTTTCTTTAGTTTCTTTGGTTTTTTTTAGTTATTTAAAGTGCGTTTTTGTGATTTCGCTAATAGTGATTTATCGCATTAAGGTCTGCGGTAAATTAAAAAATGATGATATTTATATATTGCGCTTTTGGATGCCTTGATTTTTGATCGCGATCAAAAAAATAGAATCGCAGAAGTATTTTTCATCGTTTATTAATAACCACTCAGGTGTATGTGGGTATTGTGTGTTTTTATTTTTTAATTGTTGATTTTTGATAACATTTGATAAGAGTGAGCTTGGTTATCTTATTGTTTTATTTATATTTATTAGGATTCACACAGAGCGATAACGTAAGCAAAAAGTTAACAATGTTTAAATTATTGTGAACGGAGTAATTTATATCTCTAACACCAATGTGTTATTAATGTTATCGAAGGGATTAAATAGTTTATTAACTAACGTAATAACTTTAGAAACTAAAAAAATCATTATATTAATATTATGAAATCGGCATAAAAAACGAAATAAAACTGGTCCGACAACGAATTCTTAATTTTTTAAAGTTTGGAGTTTCTATTATGAGCACTAACGAACGTATTTTAAGCCCCTTCACATTACCGAATGGCACGGAACTGAAAAACCGTTTGTTAATGGCACCGATGACAACCTGTACGGGTTACTATGATGGTACGGTCACCAGCGAGCTGGTGGAGTACTATCGGGCACGTTCAGGCAGCATTGGTACCATTATTGTTGAGTGCTGTTTTGTCGACGACCTGGGTCTCGCTTTCCCGGGGGCGATTGGTATTGATAACGACGAAAAAATCGCCGGGCTGGCGAAAATCGCCGATGCCATCAAGTCCAAAGGTTCTAAAGCCCTTCTGCAGATCTACCACGGTGGTCGCATGGTCGACCCGAAACTGATCGGTGGCCGTACACCTGTTGGCCCAAGCGCAGTTGCTGCGCCGCGTGACGGTGCCGCGACGCCGGTTGCGCTGACCACCGAAGAAGTGGAAGGGATGGTTGGCAAGTTTGGTGAAGCCGTACGTCGTGCCATCCAGGCTGGTT belongs to Enterobacter cloacae and includes:
- a CDS encoding MFS transporter, coding for MSLVSVSSTLEQGFETPRRYLAAAAILIGVLMASLDSSIVNIALPSIASALQVDSASSIWITNGYQVASAATMLICASLGTRIGERRFYTAGMVLFTLSSLGCSLSPTFGVLVAMRVLQGVSYAVMISVGLGLYRVIFPPNALGTIFGLNALVFAVGTAIGPALGGLIISYLSWPWLFYINIPLGGLAVVFSLISLGEDTEKEKGFDWRGAISSAAALGLMVIAVDQIGRWENSTLIFCAVASVVLFAIFLKAQRSSRNPLLPLDIFRSRQYSFAVLSSVSMFVAQGMALVGLPFVLQHTYHYSVLESAYIFTPWPVAVAFCAPLAGRLSNRFNPTQISTVGVMVFCLGLGSLALLPEAATVGDFLWRVAVCGIGYGFFLPPNNKEMFSNVAANRTVTASGVLSTARTAGQSIGAALVAMIIALLNGLTGHAGAQFAVYVFGVACAISAISSLASTLRLHR
- a CDS encoding LysR family transcriptional regulator; protein product: MNLRRLKYFVKIVDIGSLTQAAEVLHIAQPALSQQVATLEGEMDQQLLIRTKRGVTPTEAGKILYTHARTILRQCEQAQLAVNSVGHTLSGHVSIGLAPGTAASSITMPLLQAVRAELPDVLVYLHENSGSVLNDKLLNGQLDMAVLYDRSPVAGITSQPLLKEDLYLVGTRDCPGQSVDLTAVAEMNLFLPRDYSAVRVRVDEAFSLRRLTAKIIGEIDSISTLTAAIASGMGVTVLPESAARALCSAANGWMARITTPSMSLPLSLNMSARGSLSPQAQAVKEILMSLVSKPSLENRELQLVS
- a CDS encoding CysB family transcriptional regulator, encoding MNFQQLKIIREAARRDYNLTEVANMLYTSQSGVSRHIRELEEELGIEIFIRRGKRLLGMTEPGKALLTIAERILNEASNVRRLADLFTNDASGVLTIATTHTQARYSLPPVIKAFRELFPDVRLELIQGTPQEIDVLLQNGGADIGIASERLSNDPLLVAFPWFRWHHSLLLPVDHSLHQVSPLTLEEIGKWPLITYRQGITGRSRIDEAFNRKGITPDVVLSAQDSDVIKTYVGLGLGIGLVAEQSGGEHDVGDLVRLDTRHLFDANTVWLGLKRGQLQRNYVWRFIELCNAGLSVDEIKRQVMEPEEAAIDYQI
- the mtfA gene encoding protein MtfA, translating into MIKWPWKSNEAGPSMALPWDEALAIPVLANLQPDEQSKLIQLADRFLQQKRLVPLQGFELDPLKNTRIALLFCLPVLELGIEWLDGFHEVLIYPAPFVVDDEWQDDIGLVHNQRVVQSGQSWQQGPIILNWLDIQDSFDASGFNLIVHEVAHKLDTRNGDRASGVPLIPLREVAGWEHDLHAAMDNIQDEIDLVGESAASIDAYAATDPAECFAVLSEYFFSAPELFAPRFPALWQRFCHFYQQDPLQRLRKNGEPGDNVSVQVH
- a CDS encoding fumarate hydratase class I produces the protein MSNKPFVYQNPFPLAHDDTEYYLLTKEHVSVVGFDGQEVLKVEPEALTLLAQQAFHDAAFMLRPSHQKQVAAILHDPEASENDKYVALQFLRNSEIAAKGVLPTCQDTGTAIIMGKKGQRVWTGGGDEAALSQGVYNTYTEDNLRYSQNAALDMYKEVNTGTNLPAQIDLYSVDGDEYKFLCMAKGGGSANKTYLYQETKALITPAKLKNYLVEKMRTLGTAACPPYHIAFVIGGTSAESTLKTVKLASTRYYDGLPTEGNEHGQAFRDVQLEQELLQEAQNLGLGAQFGGKYFAHDIRVIRLPRHGASCPVGMGVSCSADRNIKAKINRDGIWIEKLEHNPGQYIPESLRQQGEGDVVSIHLDKPMNEILAQLSAHPVSTRLSLNGTIIVARDIAHAKLKELLDNGEELPQYVKDHPIYYAGPAKTPEGYASGSLGPTTAGRMDSYVDLLQSHGASMIMLAKGNRSQQVTDACHKHGGFYLGSIGGPAAVLAQNSIKRLECVAYPELGMEAIWKIEVENFPAFILVDDKGNDFFQQIQNKQCAGCSQR
- a CDS encoding ABC transporter permease, producing the protein MNTKTAVTPPVASKAPDGKAKRLLMMALPIIVAVLLLFVPVPEGLPPYAWHYFAIFVGVIVGLIFEPLPGAVIGLTGVVAIALCSQWVLFSPDQLADPKFKLAGASFKWAVSGFGNSTVWLIFGAFMFAAGYDKTRFGRRLALILVKYLGRRSLTLGYAITFADLLLAPFTPSNTARSGGTIYPIIANLPPLYGSKPNDPSARKIGSYLMWVAITAACITSSMFLSALAPNLLALALVKSTVGINISWGTWFIAFLPLGVLLILVMPLLAYWFYPPEVKVNDEVPLWASRELEKLGKLSRNEILLLVFVCCALLMWIFAAAWIEPAMAALLIVGLMLWTGVLEWNDITGNKAAWNTFVWFATLVALADGLSSTGFISWLGKEGGLLMSGISPGVATIVLLLAFYLLHYLFASTTAHTTALLPAMLTIASTIPGMNMEVFVLLMVTSLGIMGIITPYGTGPSPIYYGSGYLPTKDYWRLGTIFGAIFLAALLLIGYPWMSMMF